The following proteins are co-located in the Pyrococcus abyssi GE5 genome:
- a CDS encoding LamB/YcsF family protein: MRVDLNSDLGESFGRYKLGLDEEVMRYITSANIACGWHAGDPIVMRRTVKLAKENNVQVGAHPGYPDLMGFGRRYMKLTPEEARNYILYQIGALYAFAKAEGVELQHVKPHGALYNAMVKEEELARAVIEGILDFDKNLILVTLSNSRVAEIAEEMGLKVAHEVFADRAYNPDGTLVPRGKPGAVIEDKEEIAERVISMVKDGGVRAINGEWVELRVDTICVHGDNPKALEITSHIRKILEEEGVKVVPLKDFIG; the protein is encoded by the coding sequence ATGAGGGTCGACCTAAACTCGGATTTAGGGGAAAGTTTTGGAAGGTACAAGCTCGGTCTCGATGAGGAGGTTATGAGGTACATAACCTCTGCAAACATAGCTTGCGGATGGCACGCTGGAGATCCCATAGTCATGAGGAGAACTGTTAAGCTGGCTAAGGAGAACAACGTCCAAGTTGGGGCCCACCCTGGGTATCCAGATTTAATGGGGTTCGGAAGGAGGTACATGAAACTTACACCCGAAGAAGCTAGAAATTACATTCTCTACCAAATTGGAGCACTTTATGCATTTGCTAAAGCTGAAGGGGTTGAACTGCAACACGTTAAGCCTCACGGCGCATTGTACAATGCAATGGTTAAAGAAGAAGAGTTAGCTAGGGCCGTCATAGAAGGAATCTTGGACTTCGATAAGAACTTAATCCTCGTTACCCTGTCGAACTCAAGGGTTGCGGAGATAGCCGAGGAGATGGGGCTTAAAGTTGCCCACGAGGTTTTCGCCGATAGAGCGTACAATCCAGATGGGACTCTAGTTCCCAGGGGGAAACCTGGGGCAGTGATAGAGGACAAGGAGGAGATTGCGGAGAGGGTAATATCTATGGTCAAAGATGGGGGTGTCAGAGCGATAAACGGAGAGTGGGTTGAGCTTAGGGTTGACACAATCTGCGTACACGGGGACAATCCAAAGGCCCTCGAGATAACTTCCCACATAAGGAAAATTCTAGAGGAGGAGGGAGTTAAGGTAGTCCCACTAAAGGATTTCATAGGGTGA
- a CDS encoding AAA family ATPase, which translates to MLFDPRPKEKREDIFDREKEIDEIESAIRDYPITLILGIRRVGKSSLLKAVLNEMEGGIYIDVRKLYFESGGWITNVHLAKALEEAINSLKEPFKRILISSLKSIEGISVSGVKVRFTHRVSLSSLLERLNEQGEVILAFDEAQYLKFYGKSGRKEFLAMVAYAYDNLPNVSFVFTGSEVGLLHDFVGVSDYDSPIYGRVYREVTIEPFSRETSISFLRAGFEEAGVEVKEEEIKEAVDVLGGIPGWLVEFGYHYVKLGSFEEAMRMVLKRAEELVKGELEELKKRSPRYVLVLKAISLGFNRWKSIKEFVEARSGRIPNSRLASILENLQNMSWIRPVFEDNEKRYKILDPVVERIIKEL; encoded by the coding sequence ATGTTGTTCGATCCGAGGCCAAAGGAAAAGAGGGAGGACATATTTGACAGGGAGAAGGAGATTGATGAAATTGAGTCAGCCATTAGGGATTATCCAATAACCCTTATCCTGGGAATAAGGAGGGTCGGGAAGTCATCACTCCTAAAAGCAGTTCTTAACGAAATGGAGGGTGGAATATATATTGACGTGAGGAAGCTATATTTTGAATCGGGCGGATGGATAACAAATGTCCACCTAGCTAAGGCTCTTGAGGAAGCGATAAACTCACTAAAGGAACCGTTTAAGAGGATTTTAATCTCGTCCTTGAAGAGCATTGAGGGGATATCGGTGTCTGGTGTTAAAGTAAGGTTCACTCACAGGGTTTCGCTATCAAGTTTACTCGAAAGGTTAAACGAGCAAGGGGAGGTTATACTGGCATTCGATGAAGCCCAGTACCTAAAGTTCTATGGGAAAAGTGGAAGGAAGGAGTTCTTAGCGATGGTAGCGTACGCTTACGACAACTTACCAAACGTAAGCTTCGTTTTCACGGGTTCTGAAGTTGGCTTGCTTCATGACTTCGTCGGTGTTTCTGACTATGATTCCCCAATTTATGGAAGGGTATACAGAGAGGTAACCATAGAGCCCTTCTCGAGGGAAACTTCAATCAGCTTTCTAAGGGCTGGATTCGAAGAGGCTGGAGTTGAAGTAAAAGAGGAGGAAATTAAAGAAGCTGTAGACGTTTTAGGTGGAATTCCAGGGTGGTTAGTTGAATTTGGTTATCACTACGTTAAGCTTGGAAGTTTTGAAGAAGCGATGAGAATGGTGCTTAAAAGGGCTGAAGAGTTGGTCAAAGGAGAATTGGAAGAGCTCAAGAAGAGAAGCCCGAGGTACGTTCTTGTACTAAAAGCTATTTCCCTGGGGTTTAACAGGTGGAAATCCATAAAGGAGTTTGTAGAAGCGAGAAGCGGTAGAATTCCAAATTCGAGGTTGGCTAGCATACTTGAGAATTTGCAAAATATGAGCTGGATAAGACCAGTTTTTGAGGACAACGAGAAGAGGTATAAAATCCTTGATCCAGTAGTTGAGAGGATCATCAAGGAACTGTAG
- the metG gene encoding methionine--tRNA ligase, whose product MVRYMVTSALPYANGPIHAGHLAGAYLPADIFVRYLRLKGEDVVFICGTDEHGTPISFRALKEGRSPREIVDEFHEQIKITFQRAKISFDFFGRTELPIHYKLSQEFFLKAYENGHLVKKVTKQAYCEHDKMFLPDRFVIGTCPYCGAEDQKGDQCEVCGRPLTPEILINPRCAICGRPISFRDSAHYYIKMQDFAERLKRWIEKQPWKPNVKNMVLSWIEEGLEERAITRDLNWGIPVPLDEEDMKGKVLYVWFEAPIGYISITIEHFKRIGKPNEWKKYWLNIDGQTRVIHFIGKDNIPFHAIFWPAFLMAYGKYKDEEVEAEWNLPYDIPANEYLTLEGKKFSTSRNWAIWVHEFLDVFPADYLRYYLTTIMPETRDSDFSFSDFKVRINEELVNNLGNFVHRALTFVNRYFDGVVPERGELDELDREALEEIEKAFKEVGELIMNYRFKDALKRVMSLASFGNRYFDHKQPWKTAKEDKVRTGTTVNISLQIVKALGILLEPFLPDASEKIWHLLNLDEVKRWEFRELPAGHKVRKPEILFKKVTDDQIIYFILNYMAKGNPEGARILLDKYYKREDVIRVAKEKFGDEAEVVLRRVYKDIKLKEKKEGKEMYVKFDDFAKLDLRVGKIIEVKDHPNADKLYVVKVDLGDEVRTLVAGLKKYYKPEELLNRYVVVVANLEPKKLRGIGSQGMLLAADDGERVALLMPDKEVKLGAKVR is encoded by the coding sequence ATGGTTCGCTATATGGTTACTTCAGCCCTTCCATACGCTAACGGCCCAATTCACGCCGGCCACTTAGCAGGTGCGTACCTACCTGCCGACATTTTTGTACGCTATCTAAGGTTAAAAGGAGAGGACGTAGTATTCATATGTGGAACCGACGAGCATGGAACGCCAATATCTTTTAGAGCCCTTAAAGAAGGAAGGAGTCCCAGGGAAATAGTTGATGAGTTCCATGAGCAGATAAAGATAACGTTCCAGAGGGCCAAGATAAGCTTCGACTTCTTTGGGAGAACTGAGTTGCCAATCCACTACAAGCTCAGCCAAGAGTTCTTCCTTAAGGCTTATGAAAATGGACACCTAGTGAAGAAGGTCACTAAGCAGGCTTACTGTGAGCACGACAAGATGTTCTTGCCAGATAGGTTCGTTATTGGGACGTGTCCGTACTGTGGTGCCGAGGATCAGAAGGGTGATCAGTGTGAAGTCTGTGGCAGGCCTTTAACCCCGGAGATACTAATTAATCCCAGGTGTGCAATCTGTGGAAGGCCGATATCCTTCAGGGACTCGGCTCACTACTACATAAAGATGCAGGACTTCGCTGAGAGGCTAAAGAGGTGGATTGAAAAACAACCCTGGAAGCCCAACGTTAAGAACATGGTTCTAAGCTGGATAGAGGAAGGGCTAGAAGAGAGGGCCATAACTAGGGATTTAAACTGGGGAATCCCTGTCCCGTTAGATGAAGAAGACATGAAGGGTAAAGTCCTCTATGTTTGGTTCGAGGCCCCAATAGGGTACATTTCTATAACGATAGAGCACTTCAAGAGGATAGGAAAGCCAAACGAGTGGAAGAAATACTGGCTGAACATAGATGGGCAAACCCGGGTGATACACTTCATAGGGAAGGACAACATACCATTCCACGCCATATTCTGGCCGGCCTTCCTCATGGCGTACGGTAAGTATAAAGATGAAGAGGTAGAGGCGGAATGGAACTTACCGTACGATATACCGGCGAACGAGTACTTGACCCTCGAAGGCAAGAAGTTTTCGACGAGTAGAAACTGGGCGATTTGGGTTCATGAATTCCTTGATGTGTTCCCTGCCGATTACCTTAGGTATTACTTAACGACGATAATGCCCGAAACGAGGGACAGCGACTTCAGCTTCTCGGATTTCAAGGTGAGAATTAACGAGGAACTCGTTAATAATCTTGGTAACTTCGTTCACAGGGCTTTGACCTTCGTTAACAGGTACTTCGATGGAGTTGTTCCAGAGAGGGGGGAGCTAGATGAGCTTGACAGGGAAGCCCTTGAGGAGATAGAGAAAGCCTTTAAAGAGGTCGGGGAACTGATAATGAACTACCGCTTCAAAGACGCATTAAAGCGCGTAATGAGCTTGGCATCCTTCGGAAACAGGTACTTCGATCATAAGCAACCGTGGAAGACTGCGAAAGAAGATAAGGTTAGAACGGGGACCACCGTTAACATCTCCTTGCAGATAGTAAAAGCTCTTGGAATCCTACTTGAGCCGTTCTTGCCGGACGCAAGCGAGAAGATTTGGCACCTTCTCAACCTAGATGAGGTTAAGAGGTGGGAGTTCAGGGAGCTCCCCGCTGGGCACAAGGTTAGAAAGCCTGAGATACTCTTCAAGAAGGTTACCGATGACCAGATAATCTACTTCATATTGAACTACATGGCCAAAGGTAATCCCGAGGGAGCTAGAATTCTGCTCGACAAGTACTACAAGAGGGAAGACGTTATTAGGGTCGCGAAGGAGAAGTTTGGAGATGAAGCTGAGGTAGTTCTTAGGAGGGTTTACAAGGATATTAAATTAAAAGAGAAAAAGGAGGGGAAAGAGATGTACGTCAAGTTTGATGACTTCGCAAAGCTCGATCTTAGGGTGGGGAAGATAATAGAGGTCAAGGATCACCCTAACGCAGACAAGCTCTACGTCGTCAAGGTAGATCTAGGGGACGAAGTTAGAACGCTAGTCGCTGGGCTCAAGAAATATTATAAGCCCGAGGAGTTGCTGAATAGGTACGTAGTCGTTGTCGCGAATCTAGAGCCAAAGAAGCTGAGGGGAATAGGGAGCCAGGGGATGCTACTGGCGGCTGACGATGGTGAGAGAGTTGCTTTACTAATGCCAGACAAGGAAGTTAAGCTTGGAGCGAAGGTAAGGTAA
- the pxpB gene encoding 5-oxoprolinase subunit PxpB, whose product MLIKPAGDSSLLISFGDVISEEINDRVHALARAIERDSPEWLVEVVPAYSSLLVIYDPLKASYEEVESYVRRISTQEVEKIKGKTVEIPVAYGGEFGPDIEFVAEYNGLSVDDVIEIHSKPLYRVYFLGFLPGFAYLGGMDERIATPRLEKPRVKVPAGSVGIAGKQTGWYAIESPGGWRIIGRTPLRTFNPGKVPPSIVLPGDYVKFVPIDEMEFWEIYRREWE is encoded by the coding sequence ATGTTAATAAAGCCAGCAGGCGATTCCTCACTTTTAATATCTTTTGGAGACGTGATAAGTGAGGAAATTAACGATAGGGTTCATGCACTTGCCAGAGCAATCGAAAGAGATTCCCCCGAGTGGTTGGTTGAAGTAGTTCCGGCCTATTCATCACTACTCGTCATATACGATCCCCTAAAAGCAAGCTATGAAGAAGTTGAATCTTACGTAAGGAGGATTTCAACTCAGGAAGTTGAGAAAATCAAGGGGAAAACCGTTGAAATTCCAGTTGCTTATGGGGGCGAGTTCGGTCCCGATATAGAGTTTGTGGCTGAGTACAATGGATTAAGCGTAGATGATGTAATAGAGATACATTCAAAGCCCCTATACAGGGTTTACTTCCTGGGATTTCTCCCTGGGTTCGCCTACTTGGGAGGTATGGATGAGAGAATAGCAACTCCAAGGTTAGAGAAGCCTAGGGTTAAGGTTCCGGCAGGAAGCGTGGGGATAGCCGGTAAGCAAACTGGATGGTACGCAATAGAGAGCCCAGGAGGTTGGAGGATAATAGGTAGAACCCCACTAAGGACTTTTAATCCGGGAAAAGTTCCGCCGAGCATAGTTTTACCCGGAGACTACGTCAAGTTCGTTCCCATAGATGAGATGGAATTCTGGGAGATTTATAGGAGGGAGTGGGAATGA
- a CDS encoding 5-oxoprolinase/urea amidolyase family protein, which translates to MIEILSAPSPLLIQDLGRRGYLKYGVPRSGVMDEVSARLANYLVGNPDDAPLLEFTLSGPTIRFHSSSVFAITGDVDAYLNDVKIEPWRSYWAKSGDVLKVGTLKSGMYGYIAFAGGIECQKILGSCATYSRAKFGRPLKPGDKLKLGYAILTGKAGKFLPEELVPRYGNDVRVTLGPNLENFTKHGIETFLTAEYVVTQESDRMGYRLDGPKIEHSEKGADIVTEPIPLGSIQVPANGKPIVMLADSQTTGGYAKIGVVSRVDLPTIAQKRPGEKVRFREIGVKESQELLRARERTMKALRKALIGEGNLFRIKLKNFEGLIFAYIDE; encoded by the coding sequence ATGATAGAAATCCTTTCTGCACCATCTCCCCTGTTAATCCAGGATTTAGGTAGAAGGGGTTACCTCAAGTACGGCGTTCCTAGATCTGGAGTCATGGATGAAGTCTCTGCCAGGCTAGCTAACTACCTTGTGGGGAATCCTGACGATGCCCCATTGCTTGAGTTCACACTTTCTGGGCCGACAATAAGGTTCCACTCTTCCTCGGTTTTCGCGATAACCGGTGATGTTGACGCTTACCTGAACGACGTTAAAATTGAACCTTGGAGAAGTTACTGGGCTAAGAGCGGTGATGTGCTTAAGGTTGGAACGCTGAAGTCTGGGATGTACGGATACATAGCGTTTGCCGGCGGAATAGAATGTCAAAAAATCCTGGGAAGCTGTGCAACCTATTCAAGGGCCAAGTTTGGTAGGCCACTTAAGCCAGGGGATAAGCTAAAGCTCGGGTACGCCATCTTAACCGGCAAAGCCGGTAAATTCCTACCCGAGGAACTCGTTCCTAGGTATGGAAACGATGTGAGGGTTACCCTGGGGCCGAACCTTGAGAACTTTACAAAGCATGGGATAGAGACATTCCTAACGGCCGAATACGTGGTTACCCAGGAATCTGATAGGATGGGTTACAGGTTGGATGGCCCAAAGATCGAGCATTCTGAGAAGGGGGCGGATATAGTAACTGAACCAATCCCCTTGGGCTCCATTCAAGTTCCGGCCAACGGAAAGCCGATAGTAATGCTGGCAGATTCTCAAACCACGGGAGGCTACGCCAAAATAGGAGTGGTTTCTAGAGTTGATTTGCCTACAATAGCCCAAAAGAGACCTGGGGAGAAGGTGAGATTTAGGGAGATAGGTGTTAAAGAGAGCCAAGAACTCTTGAGAGCTAGGGAGAGGACCATGAAAGCCCTCAGGAAGGCCTTAATTGGAGAGGGAAACCTCTTCAGGATTAAGCTAAAGAACTTTGAGGGTTTGATTTTTGCCTACATAGACGAATAG
- the cutA gene encoding divalent-cation tolerance protein CutA produces the protein MIIVYTTFPDWESAEKIVKVLLEERLIACANLREHKAFYWWEGKIEEDSEVGAILKTKEELWEQVKARLKELHPYTVPAIIRINVEDVNEDYLKWLLEETK, from the coding sequence ATGATAATAGTCTACACCACCTTCCCGGATTGGGAGAGTGCCGAAAAGATCGTAAAAGTTTTGCTCGAGGAAAGGTTAATAGCTTGCGCGAACTTACGAGAACACAAGGCATTCTACTGGTGGGAAGGAAAGATTGAAGAAGATAGTGAAGTTGGAGCGATACTGAAAACTAAGGAAGAGCTTTGGGAGCAAGTTAAAGCCAGACTAAAGGAGCTTCATCCGTACACGGTTCCAGCAATAATTAGGATTAACGTTGAGGACGTTAATGAGGATTATTTAAAGTGGCTTTTGGAGGAGACAAAATAA
- a CDS encoding DUF424 domain-containing protein, whose protein sequence is MSGKIYVKIYRVQGEVLLAACDEELLGKTFREGELKLEVKERFYKGELVEVDELENLLEQATIANLTGERVVKKAIELGYIDEGRVLRIQGVPHAQMAKLLW, encoded by the coding sequence ATGAGCGGGAAGATATACGTTAAAATCTACAGGGTTCAGGGAGAGGTTTTATTGGCCGCTTGCGATGAAGAGTTACTTGGGAAGACATTTAGGGAAGGTGAGCTCAAATTAGAAGTTAAGGAGAGGTTTTACAAGGGCGAATTAGTTGAAGTTGATGAGTTAGAAAACCTGCTCGAGCAAGCCACCATAGCCAACTTAACCGGTGAGAGGGTTGTCAAGAAGGCTATTGAACTAGGCTATATAGACGAGGGTAGAGTATTAAGGATACAGGGAGTTCCCCATGCGCAGATGGCTAAGCTATTGTGGTGA
- a CDS encoding 60S ribosomal export protein NMD3 encodes MRFCYRCGISEEEGGPLINGLCQVCFRKENPILVLPQEVNTELCQNCGSYKKRGVWVDPKNYELEALIFEVAENALLETLEDNLKVKEFEIVDWEELDEIREIPVGKAFVAYRVADYHIEYFPAIVIYEVRAKARIHELQIEPHDETSTVTVYIRQTVCPRCQKFLAGYYEAILQVRVEDREFTKEEREEITRLVQEKVDEIMKRDRMGFIQDTIEKEEGIDFYMGSTSAARKLANAIREKYGGTISEAYELVGLDRQTSKEVYRTSVTIRLPKFRKGDIVEDRHGRVYEVEDVSGKGMRLKNLETWESEHYDWKTIKREKVDLADYEEKKAMLVSKTPSEAQFMDMETYETFEVKKPSDELAEGEIYSIVKVKGRMYVKGRD; translated from the coding sequence ATGAGGTTCTGCTATAGGTGCGGGATAAGCGAGGAAGAAGGAGGACCCTTAATAAATGGTCTCTGTCAAGTCTGCTTTAGGAAGGAGAACCCAATCCTAGTTCTTCCCCAGGAAGTTAATACTGAACTCTGCCAGAATTGTGGGAGCTACAAGAAAAGGGGAGTTTGGGTCGATCCCAAGAATTACGAGCTAGAGGCTTTGATATTTGAAGTTGCCGAGAATGCTTTGCTGGAAACCCTCGAGGATAACTTGAAAGTTAAGGAGTTCGAGATAGTTGATTGGGAAGAACTAGATGAGATAAGGGAGATACCCGTCGGAAAGGCCTTCGTAGCTTATAGGGTCGCTGATTATCACATAGAGTACTTTCCAGCAATAGTGATATACGAAGTTAGGGCAAAAGCCAGGATTCACGAGCTTCAAATTGAGCCCCACGATGAGACTTCTACGGTTACGGTCTACATTAGGCAAACGGTGTGCCCGAGGTGTCAGAAGTTCCTAGCTGGCTACTACGAAGCTATCCTGCAGGTTAGGGTAGAGGATAGGGAGTTCACGAAGGAAGAGCGTGAAGAGATTACTAGGCTAGTCCAGGAGAAGGTAGATGAGATAATGAAGAGGGACAGGATGGGCTTCATTCAAGATACGATAGAGAAAGAGGAGGGAATAGACTTCTACATGGGTTCTACAAGCGCGGCTAGAAAGCTCGCTAACGCCATAAGGGAAAAATATGGTGGGACGATTAGCGAGGCCTATGAGCTGGTTGGCCTAGATAGACAGACGAGTAAGGAAGTTTACAGGACGAGCGTTACGATAAGACTTCCAAAATTCAGGAAGGGGGATATAGTCGAAGACAGGCATGGAAGGGTGTACGAGGTTGAAGATGTTAGCGGGAAAGGGATGAGGCTTAAGAACTTGGAAACCTGGGAGAGCGAGCACTACGATTGGAAAACCATAAAGAGGGAGAAAGTGGATTTGGCCGATTACGAGGAGAAGAAGGCGATGCTAGTAAGTAAAACTCCATCGGAAGCTCAATTTATGGATATGGAAACCTACGAGACCTTTGAGGTTAAAAAGCCAAGTGACGAGCTTGCGGAGGGAGAAATTTATAGCATAGTTAAGGTCAAAGGTAGGATGTACGTTAAGGGGAGGGATTAA
- a CDS encoding adenosylcobinamide amidohydrolase, translating to MFSHFIKRFERSMLGLSNAPHRGGLVLANGFFFMQVHKDYSGDYKRDCLEFEKKHDLDNFVGFMTAVDVSKVLAVVKVKRVEAYVTAGITNPAIAGDEPPPLEPGTINIALIIKEGLTVGALANAIMTATEAKTYTLLTLGYKATGTTSDGIGVFALPGDIEWAGTATEVGISIGRAVREALKESIKKWQSSSNRL from the coding sequence ATGTTCTCCCATTTCATTAAGCGCTTCGAGAGGTCCATGTTGGGATTGAGCAACGCCCCTCATAGGGGTGGATTAGTTCTAGCAAACGGCTTCTTCTTCATGCAGGTTCACAAGGACTACTCTGGGGACTACAAGAGGGATTGCCTAGAATTTGAAAAGAAACATGACTTGGATAACTTCGTAGGCTTCATGACGGCCGTAGATGTCTCGAAGGTGCTAGCTGTTGTGAAAGTGAAGCGGGTTGAAGCCTACGTAACTGCAGGGATAACGAATCCAGCTATTGCTGGTGACGAACCTCCTCCATTGGAGCCGGGGACTATAAACATTGCATTAATCATTAAGGAAGGGCTAACCGTTGGGGCCTTGGCTAATGCCATAATGACCGCAACGGAAGCAAAGACGTACACCTTACTCACCTTGGGCTATAAAGCCACGGGAACTACGAGCGATGGGATTGGTGTCTTCGCACTTCCTGGAGATATTGAATGGGCTGGAACTGCGACTGAAGTTGGCATTTCCATAGGGAGGGCAGTTAGGGAAGCCCTAAAGGAAAGCATAAAGAAATGGCAGAGTAGTTCTAACAGGCTATAA
- a CDS encoding DUF438 domain-containing protein, protein MTELLRSEKKKEKLKSLLLKIHEGEDINKLKEEFKAILSSISPLEIPIIEQELVKEGIPARDIAKMCDLHVELFRGAISGVGEEEEKDIPEGHPLRTLFLENKEILKDAEMLSLYARTLANTKDEKAREEIIKVLEDLVNTLRKVGFTHYTREEMLIFPYIERRGLNAVATVLWTKHDEIRYMLKRLVKLLRDGNLEKFVDEAVKTANALSDMVFRENNILYPTLKALLDEGEWKAIRMQEEEIGFYKVNPPSWDPGVEPIHPWELEEGLSAEQILSLPKEVQRAIKGKPLSFDSTKLKREGDIDLGTGYLSVEELKAIFKALPIDITFVDKDDRVRFFSPGERIFTRTLSVLGRPVQLCHPPKSVHIVNKILKAFKEGRKKEATFWIRMGDKYVYIKYVPVFNEKGEYLGTLEITMDIAPYKKIEGEKRLLDWMD, encoded by the coding sequence ATGACGGAATTGTTGAGAAGTGAGAAGAAGAAGGAGAAACTAAAGAGTCTCCTCTTGAAGATACACGAGGGAGAGGACATAAACAAACTCAAAGAGGAATTCAAGGCAATTCTAAGCTCAATTTCACCCCTTGAAATCCCAATCATAGAGCAGGAACTCGTGAAGGAAGGAATACCGGCTAGAGACATAGCAAAGATGTGCGACCTCCATGTAGAGCTCTTTAGAGGGGCAATATCTGGTGTTGGAGAGGAAGAGGAGAAAGACATACCCGAGGGACATCCCCTAAGAACCCTCTTCCTAGAGAACAAAGAAATCCTCAAAGACGCTGAAATGCTCAGTCTTTACGCCAGAACACTGGCGAACACCAAGGATGAGAAAGCTAGGGAAGAGATAATAAAAGTGTTGGAAGACCTAGTTAATACGCTAAGGAAAGTCGGCTTCACTCACTATACGAGGGAGGAGATGCTTATATTCCCCTACATAGAGAGGAGAGGGCTAAACGCGGTTGCGACGGTTCTCTGGACGAAGCACGATGAGATTAGGTACATGCTGAAGAGGTTGGTTAAGCTTTTGAGAGATGGGAACCTTGAAAAGTTCGTTGATGAAGCCGTGAAAACAGCTAACGCACTTAGCGACATGGTTTTCAGGGAGAACAACATCCTTTATCCAACGTTAAAAGCTCTTCTTGACGAGGGGGAGTGGAAAGCTATAAGGATGCAGGAAGAGGAGATAGGGTTCTATAAGGTGAACCCACCTTCCTGGGATCCGGGAGTTGAGCCCATACATCCCTGGGAGTTGGAGGAGGGACTGAGCGCTGAACAAATATTATCCCTACCAAAGGAAGTTCAGAGGGCCATTAAAGGTAAACCATTGTCATTCGATTCAACTAAGCTTAAGAGGGAGGGAGACATAGACCTTGGAACGGGTTACCTCAGCGTTGAGGAGTTGAAGGCAATATTCAAGGCTTTGCCTATAGATATAACCTTCGTCGATAAAGACGATAGGGTTAGGTTCTTCTCTCCTGGTGAGAGGATATTCACAAGAACCCTCTCGGTTCTCGGAAGGCCCGTTCAGCTGTGTCATCCTCCAAAGAGCGTCCACATCGTGAACAAGATATTAAAGGCTTTCAAAGAGGGCAGAAAGAAAGAAGCCACCTTCTGGATAAGGATGGGGGACAAGTACGTCTACATAAAGTACGTCCCGGTCTTCAATGAGAAGGGAGAATACCTCGGAACTCTGGAGATAACGATGGACATAGCCCCTTATAAGAAGATAGAGGGTGAGAAAAGGCTACTTGACTGGATGGATTAA
- a CDS encoding EamA family transporter, translating to MKGYILYAILSAFFASLVPIFGKLGLKNVDATLATTIRAVIMAIFLVGVAFLTGSTKGSLTAKNLLFIAFSGLAGALSWLFYFMAIKEGKVPAVVAIDKTSVALAVFLSWLILGENMNIKTAIGALLIVIGAILVSV from the coding sequence ATGAAGGGGTACATATTATATGCAATTCTATCAGCGTTTTTCGCTTCTCTAGTCCCGATCTTTGGAAAACTTGGACTTAAGAACGTTGATGCAACGCTTGCAACAACGATTAGGGCCGTTATAATGGCTATTTTCTTAGTCGGAGTTGCTTTTCTAACGGGTTCCACGAAGGGTAGCTTAACCGCAAAGAACTTGCTTTTCATAGCCTTTTCAGGTCTAGCTGGGGCATTGTCATGGCTATTCTACTTTATGGCGATAAAGGAAGGCAAAGTCCCAGCGGTTGTAGCCATAGACAAAACGAGCGTTGCTTTGGCTGTATTTCTCTCATGGTTAATTCTAGGGGAGAATATGAACATCAAAACGGCCATTGGTGCCCTACTAATAGTCATTGGAGCAATCCTAGTTTCAGTATAG